The Populus alba chromosome 13, ASM523922v2, whole genome shotgun sequence genome contains the following window.
atttcatcctttatttttttttctagtaatttaatctttattttttttattgcaatttattttactttggcaaccttttttaatttaatttatttttacaatttcatcctctaatattaaattggttaagaattgagtttcttGATTGAACCTAGGTTTAGGATTCCATTGCTTACAGGATTTGAAAATTAACTTAGCCTTAAGGATTTGCACgagtttgcttcttttttttatactaatgtttttttagttttatccttcaaaatttatttatttattaattcatcatccttcaattttttattttttacatttggtctcaattttctttattgcgatttgtttttttgcttaagATAATGTTTAGAATTGAGgtgtttttacaatttaatcatccttcaattttttttctatgtgatTTGAtcgttagtttttttattgcaattttttttttctttttgcaagttttcttaatttgttctacaatttcatctttcagtattaaattggttaggaattgagcttctttattaaatttgagtCTAGGATTTCACGGGTTGTAAGTTTGAAAGATTTGCTAGTTTTTCCTCTCTATTTATggtaatatttttctaattttatccttcaatatttatttattttttagatttcatcttCATTCTTTAATCAAACCCGAAATTAATTAAGACCTGATCAAAGCTCAACCGAGAAAAGGataaggaaaacaaaaagaaagagacagGTTGTTTAACCAGATTAAGTCATTGTAATCATGTCCAATGCCCAAAATGGATTGATACTAGattcaaaaaacttaaattcaCATATAGCTAAATTTAAGATAATGTGCCATGTTATGATAATTACTCCTCTCTTCTTGACCCTTCTTTATCTATTAGTTTTgattaatcttttgtttttctatttgtttggtGATTTTAGTTATTATGAAATGAGAAACACATAAAatgggttttctttctttatttcttgctTAATTTTTCTCCGCagctttgatttgttttaacttCCTCTTATAGATTCATGTGGTTATATTTTAGGCtaccttctttgtttttcccttctttcCATACCGAATCTCTAGCTCTCTACTCTTTTTGGTCAGGAaaattctctgtttttcttccttAATATTATGTTACCTTATCGGATAAGCAGCGCAAATATGAGTTTCTTAACTTAAGGGTTGAGTGCAATTTTATGCAAGTTGTAATGAAAATATGCTttatggaaaacaaaataaaaatatgaggacaagagTGAATTAAGATCTAGATAGGAAAATAGATACATCACATCAAGATATCCTTCTAATCAATTTCTGCAGAAATAATTGCATTATATATGCATTTGTTGATGGACTAGCAAGTATATCTTTATGTTTCCGTTTTGGAACTCATTATTATTGAATTCCTAACTCATCATCATCCTCCTTTTGACTATGTTAGCAGAATACAGacacattttcaatttttattcatgaGAACTGCAAGTGTATTTGAAAGGTTAGCTGCCCAAACTGAGGTAAGCTAAACCAACTATATATGTCAACCATCTAGAGATAGGTGttagggaaaaagaaaagaaaagaaaatatttagtcAATTTAATGCTATAAAGGGATTGATTGCTTATTCAATTTGTAAATCTCTGTATCTTCCTTTTGctcttctcttatttttcttttatttgggaTGGATGATCTTCACAGCTACTCCTCTCATGGCACCTACCAATCTTAAAGTAACAACTAATTCAACATCATACCAATACTTGCTGCAAGAGTGAGCTTAGAcctttttattgtataaaatcCCTCACTTAGCCAACTAGATTGGTAGGATATAGCTAAACTTTCTGGTAAGGCAAGATGAATTCATAGCTAGTGGCCATAGAGTTGAACAAGGCTAAGTTTCTCCAAGTAAGCAATTCCTCGACTTATTACTTCCTCATCTGTAATTTTGTCAATACCATTTTCTACCCCTTTAGTCTCGTATAACCTGCATTGTCTTGCTTGATTCACTCACTTATTATGCTCTCTTCTTAAAATGGTCGCTCATCATTATCAGTTTAGATAAGGCCTTCATTATCTGCAACCTATCAAATATTTACTCAGTTTTGGAGCCAAATCCTCTTACTGTCCATGCCATTATGTCACAAGTGTCCAAGTGACCGTATGAAGAAGCCATGCTTCCTAACCATCAACATTTTCTGTGTGATTGTCATACTAGCCAACATCCATTCCCTCTCATTCagtatttatataaacagtAAAGAACATAACTTTTACAGGTGGTCTTAGAAATTAGAATTGActtaattagtaaaaaaatatgtagagTTGAAGTTCATGTCACAATAAAGTAGCTATTTTGGTATAAATCCAGAGCGGTAGAATTAATCTAGCATGTAAACATACTACTAAACATCAAGAGcttatgattttcatttttcgGAGAATCAAGAAGTTATGAAGAATTAAGCTGACCACATAATAtggggatttgtttttttttttttttgttcttatttagGCCACTACTTCGCATATGCGCTCAAATGCATCAATTATGTTTTGGTAAGTATTTCTTCTTCGTTTGATGGTTGGATGCAACATCAGCTGGTTCAACACAGTATGCTATGTTTTATGCATTAGAAACATCTCATCCATCAGATGACTCGCTTCATCTCTTACAATCAGTTTTAATGGTGTTTATGGTGCTCTCTATACTCATTGCCAATGCCATAAACCCTGCAGATGACACAATCTATCTCTTTTTAAATGCGCTTGTCCTTTGAATTGCTTCAGatcatattaaaaagaaagacaaaaaactTTGATTGCATTAGTCCTCCGAGTCCCTTGAACTGTTTcagatcagattaaaagatgaATGAAAAGGCCTTTCTTCGCATGCAAGAGACTGCTGACAATAAGAGTATCTGCCTCTcatttatgtgttttatttgGCACCTTCACTTCACATGCAAGATGACATTTCCCTTTCTCCTCTGGCCTGTTTTTTAGCCTTTAGTTTTTAAATGAATGACTATCACCCtactatactttttattttatttgtttgaaaaggcaaaaacaaattatgatgaGAAGATTATCAACTTAAACACTCTTTAATCACCAATatctgaaagaaaaaagaaaaaagaaaaaaaaaacctaattaccAATACgtgaaagaaaaaagtttttttcacatattgatgagttttttttttcttttttctttcacatATTGGtgattaagatatatatatatatatccaaaattctcttaaaatttgtatttttggatttgtatcttttgaatattttttttaattttatcattatttttgtattttttaaaacataaatattctTAGTCATTTTTATCCTCTCATGGCaatcaaaggtttttttttaagatttagcTTTCCAAGTAGtcattctattttatttctctcttcatCATATTGATGCATTTTTCTTATGGCTCCGTAGTTATTTTCCATCTTCTTTGAGAAgaactcattttcttttcctttcttttttctttttaatgtgtgGTCTCTTTTGTACCACTTTATCTCTTGtgcaaaaacttatcaatttttACTGGGTATctcttgttttgctttttatgtCTTTTCTCTTGATGTAAGATAATTCTCTTGTTGGGATTTGTCATCttgcactattttttttttctttttaaagatgTCATTGATGATTCACATGATCTTGAGATTTCTCATTATTATGAgttgatatataattaaaaaatgacaataaataaaatatttgataaacaaCCAAAAAGATAGgaaacaaagtatttttttaacggACGGCATaaaaccaccaacaaaaaaatcaaaagctaaTATTTAGATTAAGATATGATTGAcctaccttaaaaaaaaaaaagaatagaagaggatgttattaatttgatatatattttacattcaATTCATGTAGAGTTTATATAGTCATATACCAAGACATGTAaggaaatagaataaaataaattataaaaatcctttaattaaatgattgaaataattttctattaCCTTGAATCATtcaattctttgatttctttcttttattgaatAGAAAATAATCAAGAATATTTACCTTAATTATCTCTCTGACAAATTCACCATGCCCTCATGAGAGTAGCTTGAGGAACCTTATTATCTTCCATCTTGTACAATTTTTCAAGCAAGAATTTTGTTCTTGTGCTcagatgaaaaataatatttaaataagcAGGAACTAATATACCATTACCACCCCAATAGCTTTCAAATTCACAAACAATTGGTACCAAAGCCTCAACTGGTTCAATATGCAGCATGACTAGAAAATCTTCAATGCAACCTGAGACTTTAAGGAAAAGTACAAAATCAAGAATCAAGCTACAAATTTATACTAGGTGCGAGGAGAGTGCTAGGCCAGAAGGTAACTCCCCGCCTTACTCAATCTCCAAAGTATTACTGCCAAATATCCTCTAACCATGTGTAAACGctgattttcttcaatttctcaaCATTCCCACTTCTCATGTCACAAAAGTGGATACAAACATTCTATTAATTTTCTGTTCCACGTTTTGCAATCCACCCTGTAGCATAGCTTGTCATTGATCAGGGAAAGAGTAGAGATTTcgacaataaatttttaagacgACAACTGGGACAAAATTTGGAGCAGAAAGTCAAGCTCAGTCCACTTGTGCATAGCAGGGGTAGGTTACAAATTTTCAAAAGTGTCGTCTTTCTCTTCAGGTCAAACGGGGGCACAAGCAGGGTAAAAGTTGTGGTGGAGAAAGCTAATACACTATTACATGAAACATATAATGCTTATAGAACGAGAGAGAATGGATTAGGGTGGATATATTGATTCTGAAACATTATTCTGTTTTTCCCAAGTTTTTTGCTCTGTTTACTTTCAGAACCACTAACCAAAACTTTCTAATAACTGGTGGTGGGAGGCACCTGAATTACTCTGTTATTGTTGGACTTCACtgtaaaaagttttcatcaGTGAGGCAATTAATCACAAGTGGACCTGGAGAATTATTGATCACCTAATCATATcattcttcaacaaaaaaacctaTGTGGCAAATGCTCTCAGGTATAGACACAGATCTCAAGTCTCCAGCGTATTCTATTGAGCTCAGGACAAGGATCTTTccgttgaaattatattttatatttaaaataattttttaaaaattaaaaaagaaattattttaatatattttcaagtaaaaataaattataaatcaaccCAACGGCACAATTCATATCCCATACTCAAACTGAATTACTGATATGTAGCCAAATTATAGTTATGTAAAGTAGGCTAACCTTGGATTGGCATGTCATAggaaatctaaatataaattgcCGTCAACCAATTGACTTTGCCATTTTTAAGGAATTAATCAGGCATATGGTATAAGCATTGTGTGACTGAAAAGGCATATGTAAAGTAGGCTAACCTTGGTACATGCTGTTCAAAGTTCTTCAGTTCATGAATGAATAGATCTCAGTCTTAGGACATTTATTTAAACCAGAACCGAAGCCATTAGAAGCTAAATTACAGTGCTTTGGCACCAAATATGGTAGAATGGGAAAACCTTGCTCTAACCAACAATGTTTTACTGAACTAAAGAGAGTAAGAAACTAAACTAATGAAAGATAAAACTCTCATTTATGTCTTAAATGTCATGTATGGCACACAAAACCATAGATGGCAAAGAAAACAGACAACAGAAGGGTATCTTGAAACTACGACGGCAAGGAAATATCATTAAACTGTGGAAAGGGagacaaaacaaatttattaaatccaacTAGTTCTGCTTTTCAACTTCAGGTTTCTTGGCTTTCTTGGCAGTTACCTGAGAGTACAAGAAAGTCCCAAATATTGCAATGGCTGATCCAAGTGCATTCAGAGGCCTAACTGGATTCCTGAACACCAAGACAGTAGAAATAATCACCACAACTCTCTTCATGGTGTTACCTACCGAAAAGGTTAAGGGGCTAATCTCGTCAAGTGCCTGGTAGGATGATTGGTTATAAAGATGGTAAAAAACACCAGACAGCAACACCCATATATAAAATGTTGATGATTTTCCAACAGCCTCAATTGCCTTATGATACCCTTGAATCCATTGAGACCCTTCAATCACAACCGCAACAGGAAAGAGATAAAACAATGAGATTATGCTAATCCAACCATACAAGTTAAGTCCATCAACTTCCTTGAAGTTCTGCAAGCTCCTTTTTGAGTAAATGTTCCTTAACACAAACCCAACATTACTAATCAAAGCACCCCACAAGCCTTGGAAATTAAAGGACACTTCAGTGACAGCAGCAAGGGAACAGCCAAGGACAATAGGGAGAATAGAAAGCCAGACTTTCAAAGGGTAAATATCaccaagaaatgaagaaaaaacaacagaGAAAACAGGCTCCGATGATTTGATAACATGAGTGAAAGAAACAGCAACCTTGGAGAATGAAACACAGGCTGATATATGGCCTATTGTGTGAAACAACGCAGGTCCAAGAAGAGCAATAATGAATGGCTTTGAGATCTTAGGACATGGTTGAAGCTTCAATGACCATAAAATCAACATCCAAATGGACCCAACAAAAAGCTGGAAAGAAGCAAGAAACCATGGAAATGGAAACACGTTCAATGCCTTCTTGTTGTAAATATTAAAGACAATGTTTTGGAAGTACCAGAGACCAAAGACAAGTGCAAGTTGGAGAGTTTTAGACTTTGGCTTTGAATCTGCACTAGCATCTCCTTCTGGGCTGGATTCAGATTCCGATGCCGCTGCTTTGGTGATAAAAGACCCAGACTTTGGGAAAAACCCAGATTCGTTTCCATGGATTCTGTCAAAATGGTCCCTTCTGAAGCCTGAATCATGGATCTGTGAAGTGGATCTTGAAGAGCGGCCAAATGGGTAACCATGAATTTGGCCAAAGTTTGATACTTTGGTGGTTAATGCACCAATTTGAGTAGAGACTTTATTAAATAGGGCAGTCTGATTATGAGTCCTACTGATAAGATTTGGATTTAAAAGTGAAGAAGCATTAATGGAGTATCTATGGTTGGTGGATTTAGAGAAAGTGACAGGAGAAGATTGTGTAAGATTCAAAGTAAGCATTTTTTTATCTCCTACTAGCTTTAGTGATattcgagagagagagagagagagagagagattctgCAAATGAAAAGCATGAAGATATACATGGGAAGTAGATTTTTTTGGTGAGTAGGTTAGCTCCACAAGAAGCAAATGCCAAGCTTAAAAAGTCAAGTAAAAGAGGCCCCTTTCCAAATCTCTAGGGTACCGTTTGGATGTAATTTGTCATGTATAATAACAGtgtagttttataattttattgtttcaagaATTTtggaaaccaagaaaaaaacaggGGGAAAGGAGTATAAAAAAGTACACAAAATTATGCCATCCGATACAAGGTACACATCTTGTTTCTTATTACCTGGAGTCTTTGGCAGACAGATGCCACTTTTTTACCACCCAAATTTTGTGACGCCCGAAAGACAtataattattgtatttttaatatgtaagcaaatatataatgaataactaaaattaaaaaaataatggttgaaAAAGAAGAGTTTATatatcatgttgatttttttttttttactaacaaggttttttttattataatgataatgatgttatttttcagcttgatataaatttaagaaagaatctttttaaaaaagaaaaggatgataCGAATCAAGTCAGGTCTGATTTTGACCTTAAAATATTTACTAACTAGCTTTGTGAGATCATGcatatctctaaaaaaatatattgaactaaattaaaattttataaaaagatactTTTCAATGAATGGGAAAATATGCCAACAACCTTTATGGTTCTCTCATACATGAGGCATAAGCATCACCATTGCTTCCATTGACTTCAGCAGTTTCGGTTTACATTCCATCCATCATTGAAGGTTTAACTTCTGAACCCTCAAATCATGACACCTTGATCTTATTTTGTATAGGGGTTATTGTTAAATGTTGTGTAATactttcattatttatatatgtgtttGAATTATTTAAGTAGACAAATACTTGATTGTTTGTGATTTTAAACTTAATAAGATTTTGAGTTAAAGTTTTAGTGTCTACTAATTTGTGTGAGTAAGATATTTTTAGTGAtggattttgttgaatttttaatgTGTGGTTACTTGATTaaggattttgaattttttagtgtCTACTAAGTTTTAGGAAATTTGATTAAGgatttaattttagaataattaagattttattgttaaacCATTGAATCGTGGAGTTTATTGAATActtgaattgattttgtttaggtttaattgaatgggtaaaatattactttgaaataaaaggaattatGTGACGTTTATGATTGGATCTTTGTAGtgatattatgatatatttttatgattttgaagaGTGCCATTGAATTGATTgtgattttgttgaattttttttaacaatattggttcaattattagattaaaaatggtttataattttatgaatttgtggTTAACAATTGAGTtgtgatttttgaaaataaaatatatttgtatgaATGATTGCGAAATATTGTTGATGAGTTTTGTTAGTGTTGATtagattataaaaatatgattttgagataatgaataatgagaattgcattgattttgaaaatgatctTGATATGTGCATGTGTGAAAGGATTAGAAAATATGAaagcatattattatttttaatttgaatttgttagATCGATAAATGTGTAGGTTAAGTTATTACATCTGTTCAAATGATTGACAAACTTGCAAGCTTGAATTGTAATGATGTATGAATGGGCAAAACCTACTTTCATCATCTATATAGTTCAACGCACATtttaaaacccaataaaaaaatagtttattattcactttaaatatttaaatgcaTGGACTCATAAAGAGCCAATACTTGGATATTAAGTGGAAATGCTCctcaatataatttatttaaagaaaagtaacaatgaaattttcaattaagagtAAAACTAAATGTCCTGAAATACTCACCAATTAAGGGTATTTTCAATCCAATGTATCATATGACAAATGAACCTCTTTTATGCaccttttttggatttttttttctaggatttAGGTCAGTTATATAGACCTAACATAGATATATTAGTAGATTTATGGACATAACTTAATTTGTAATCTAAGATGAACACCTTAGAGTTATCAACCCACTAAATAATTAGAAGTGGCAAAAACCAACCAGAATTTTATAACGGATTGGTGTTGAACATTTATTCAGGGTTTTGCTCATCTTAGTAGACTCGTATTCACCCAATAGATAGATTACATGTAGTTTAAGTACAACAAGACCTTAACAATTTAAGACAAGATAAGCAATGCAATTTACTTCTGGTATGATGCTTTAGGAacgataatatattttctttatcataaTCAATCCTTTATCATGAGCATTTGAAGACCAATTAGGGTTTtaagtaaccataatactaggtgacaacttttttttcttaagaattgACATTTCCcttctaaaaacactaaaaaaattcttttcctTCAAATTCCAAGGAAATAGAGCAGGTCATCAC
Protein-coding sequences here:
- the LOC118042904 gene encoding xylulose 5-phosphate/phosphate translocator, chloroplastic, translated to MLTLNLTQSSPVTFSKSTNHRYSINASSLLNPNLISRTHNQTALFNKVSTQIGALTTKVSNFGQIHGYPFGRSSRSTSQIHDSGFRRDHFDRIHGNESGFFPKSGSFITKAAASESESSPEGDASADSKPKSKTLQLALVFGLWYFQNIVFNIYNKKALNVFPFPWFLASFQLFVGSIWMLILWSLKLQPCPKISKPFIIALLGPALFHTIGHISACVSFSKVAVSFTHVIKSSEPVFSVVFSSFLGDIYPLKVWLSILPIVLGCSLAAVTEVSFNFQGLWGALISNVGFVLRNIYSKRSLQNFKEVDGLNLYGWISIISLFYLFPVAVVIEGSQWIQGYHKAIEAVGKSSTFYIWVLLSGVFYHLYNQSSYQALDEISPLTFSVGNTMKRVVVIISTVLVFRNPVRPLNALGSAIAIFGTFLYSQVTAKKAKKPEVEKQN